Proteins encoded by one window of Triplophysa rosa linkage group LG19, Trosa_1v2, whole genome shotgun sequence:
- the tgfb1b gene encoding transforming growth factor beta-1 proprotein yields MRAEILLLVLQCLLGFVHYGRALSTCSPLDLELIKRKRVEAIRGQILSKLRLPKEPEMDEEEESQTIPLELLSVYNSTVELSEEKTVDPELVPAEETAKEEYYAKEVHKFQMELMENNVAKYVWFNITEMNHTLGSERIIHQAELRMLVKQVNLAPGSEQRLELHQVIGNKTRYLDSRFITKELEKKRLSFDVTQTLKNWLQKSEKRQGFQLRLHCECGEPEAKFDFTITALSKERVDTAFLTEQLRPHILVMSLPADRHSHLKSRSKRQAETDAVCTEKSDGCCVRSLYIDFRKDLGWKWIHKPSGYYANYCTGSCSYFWNSENKYSQVLALYKHHNPGASAQPCCVPQVLDPLPILYYVGRQHKVEQLSNMIVKTCKCC; encoded by the exons ATGAGAGCCGAGATATTATTATTGGTACTGCAATGCCTGCTGGGATTTGTGCACTATGGCCGAGCCTTGTCAACTTGCAGTCCTTTAGACTTGGAATTGATAAAGAGAAAGCGTGTTGAAGCTATTCGTGGTCAGATTCTCAGCAAGCTGCGATTACCCAAAGAACCAGAAATGGATGAAGAAGAAGAATCTCAAACCATCCCTCTAGAACTCTTGTCAGTGTACAACAGCACTGTGGAGTTAAGTGAAGAAAAGACGGTGGACCCTGAACTTGTACCTGCAGAGGAAACAGCGAAGGAGGAATACTACGCTAAAGAAGTTCACAAGTTTCAAATGGAGCTGA TGGAAAACAACGTAGCCAAGTACGTATGGTTCAACATCACAGAGATGAATCACACATTGGGTTCAGAGCGCATCATACACCAGGCAGAGCTCCGTATGCTTGTTAAACAAGTTAATTTAGCTCCTGGTTCAGAGCAAAGACTGGAACTGCACCAGGTCATTGGAAATAAAACCCGTTACCTGGATTCACGCTTCATTACCAAAGAACTAGAAAAGAAACGGCTGTCTTTTGACGTGACGCAGACCTTGAAGAACTGGCTGCAGAAGTCAG AAAAGAGACAAGGATTTCAGCTGAGGCTACACTGTGAATGTGGTGAACCCGAGGCAAAGTTTGACTTCACCATAACGG CTTTGTCTAAAGAAAGAGTTGATACAGCATTCTTAACTGAACAGTTAAGGCCCCACATTTtggtgatgtcacttcctgctGATCGCCACAGTCATTTGAAATCTCGCAGCAAGCGGCAAGCAGAAACAGATGCAGTTTGCACTGA AAAGTCTGACGGTTGCTGTGTGAGAAGTCTGTATATCGACTTTCGCAAAGACCTGGGCTGGAAGTGGATACACAAGCCCTCGGGTTACTATGCCAACTATTGCACTGGCTCTTGCTCTTACTTCTGGAATTCAGAAAATAAGTATTCGCAG GTACTTGCACTATATAAGCATCATAATCCTGGCGCCTCTGCTCAACCTTGCTGTGTACCGCAAGTTCTAGATCCATTGCCCATTCTGTACTATGTGGGGAGGCAGCATaag GTAGAACAGTTGTCAAATATGATTGTGAAAACCTGCAAGTGCTGCTGA
- the LOC130569852 gene encoding olfactory receptor 51I1-like has translation MKNSSVMSSVIILEAFYSMEGLQYLYFTIFFMLYMLVVFANTAVIFIIIIDKALHKPMHIFLCNLAVNGIYGGTALLPSFLSTLISPYHEVSLACCKAQTYFLHTYAMIEFTILSVMCYDRYVAICCPLQYHSIMTKTKVYKLVALSWTYPLVAFALFFVLTLRLKFCKNIIGKVYCINYSLVKLSCDDTYVVNILGLLFVVVYTFPQLVMTLYSYGHILKICLTATRKSKMKALKTCTPHLFAILNYSVGCFFEIVQSRFDTSFLPFETQIFMSLYFFIFPPILNPIIYGLSVRALRANISRLICTKNKLLPLK, from the coding sequence ATGAAAAACTCATCGGTTATGTCATCAGTCATCATACTGGAGGCTTTCTACAGTATGGAGGGTCTTCAATACTTGTACTTCACAATATTTTTCATGTTATACATGCTTGTTGTTTTTGCTAACACCgctgtcatttttattataattattgacAAAGCTCTTCATAAGCCTATGCACATCTTTCTTTGTAATTTAGCAGTGAATGGCATCTATGGCGGCACAGCTTTGCTGCCCTCCTTCCTTAGTACTTTAATATCTCCATATCATGAGGTATCTCTGGCGTGTTGTAAAGCTCAAACATACTTTCTGCACACATATGCTATGATAGAATTTACTATTCTGTCGGTTATGTGCTATGATCGCTATGTGGCCATCTGCTGTCCACTGCAGTATCACAGTATTATGACCAAGACAAAAGTGTATAAACTGGTTGCCCTCTCTTGGACATATCCATTAGTGGCATTTGCTTTGTTCTTTGTTCTGACTTTGCGGTTAAAGTTCTGTAAAAACATAATAGGGAAAGTGTACTGTATCAATTATTCTCTTGTTAAGCTGTCATGTGATGACACGTATGTTGTGAATATTCTGGGAttgctttttgttgttgtatatACTTTTCCTCAGCTTGTAATGACTCTTTACTCATATGGACATATTCTTAAAATATGCCTTACTGCCACTAGAAAGTCTAAAATGAAAGCGCTGAAAACATGCACTCCACACTTATTTGCCATTTTGAACTATAGTGTGGGGTGTTTCTTTGAAATTGTACAAAGTCGCTTTGACACAAGTTTTTTGCCCTTTGAAACTCAAATATTTATGTcactttatttctttatatttcctcCTATTCTGAACCCAATAATTTATGGGCTTAGTGTTCGTGCTTTAAGAGCCAATATTTCTAGACTGATTTGTACGAAAAATAAGTTACTACCCTTAAAGTAG
- the cbr1l gene encoding carbonyl reductase 1-like, whose amino-acid sequence MSKKVAVVTGANKGVGLAIVKGLCKAGFAGDILLTARNEKLGQEAVSALHSEGCKKVVFHQLDICDQGSCLKLRKFLEENYGGLDVLINNAGIAFKQAATEPFGEQAEVTMRTNFWGTLWVCHALLPILRPSARVVSVSSFVSKRSLDQCSAELQAKLRSSDTSEEELCLLMGEFVSAAQKGDHQAQGWPNTAYGTTKIGVTVLSRIQAHVLTETRPGDGILLNACCPGWVRTDMAGPKAPKSPEEGAETPVYLAMLPVGAKEPHGQLVWDKTVQEW is encoded by the exons ATGTCCAAGAAAGTAGCTGTAGTTACAGGAGCAAACAAAGGCGTCGGACTCGCTATTGTGAAAGGGCTGTGCAAGGCGGGTTTCGCGGGAGACATTCTCCTCACCGCACGCAATGAAAAACTGGGACAGGAGGCTGTTTCTGCACTGCATTCGGAAGGGTGCAAAAAAGTCGTTTTCCATCAGCTCGACATCTGTGACCAGGGAAGCTGTTTAAAACTCCGCAAGTTTCTGGAGGAGAACTACGGCGGCCTGGATGTGCTTATTAACAATGCGGGAATCGCGTTCAAAC AGGCAGCGACAGAGCCATTTGGAGAGCAGGCTGAGGTGACCATGCGTACCAACTTCTGGGGAACCCTGTGGGTGTGCCATGCCCTCCTGCCAATCCTGCGACCCAGTGCTCGGGTGGTCAGTGTGTCTAGTTTTGTCAGCAAGAGATCACTTGATCAGTGCAGTGCTGAATTACAGGCAAA ATTAAGAAGTTCAGATACTTCAGAAGAGGAGCTGTGCCTGTTGATGGGGGAGTTTGTTAGTGCTGCACAGAAAGGGGACCATCAAGCTCAGGGTTGGCCAAACACCGCTTATGGTACCACCAAG ATCGGTGTGACTGTGCTTTCAAGGATCCAGGCACATGTTCTCACTGAGACGAGGCCGGGAGACGGTATTCTCCTGAATGCTTGCTGTCCAGGGTGGGTGCGGACAGACATGGCTGGACCAAAAGCTCCCAAGAGCCCAGAGGAAGGAGCGGAGACTCCTGTCTATCTGGCCATGCTGCCTGTTGGAGCCAAGGAGCCACATGGACAGTTAGTGTGGGACAAGACTGTACAGGAATGGTAG
- the b9d2 gene encoding B9 domain-containing protein 2 gives MTVLTTERCCKRCRNAQSARSLMAEVHIIGQIIGATGFPQNSLFCKWGIHTGGAWRLLSGLKEGQTQVDMPQIGDMAYWSHPIDLHYTTKGLQGWPKLHLQVWHQDSFGRCQLYGYGYCHVPSSPGQHRLQCATWRPLGSWQDQLAQIFVGGGPQLRTPDLIYSGADRYRLHTVAMGTVELELGVILRHFDRYGVET, from the exons ATGACTGTCTTAACGACAGAGAGGTGTTGTAAACGGTGCAGAAACGCTCAGTCAGCtag GAGTCTTATGGCAGAAGTGCATATAATTGGCCAGATCATTGGGGCCACTGGTTTCCCACAGAACAGCCTCTTTTGCAAGTGGGGCATACACACAG GTGGAGCATGGAGGCTTCTGTCTGGTCTAAAGGAAGGCCAGACCCAAGTGGATATGCCTCAGATTGGAGACATGGCATACTGGAGCCATCCTATTGATTTGCACTACACAACTAAAGGCTTACAGg GATGGCCAAAGCTTCATCTCCAAGTGTGGCATCAGGACTCATTTGGGCGATGCCAGCTGTACGGTTACGGTTATTGCCATGTACCATCAAGCCCAGGGCAGCATCGCTTGCAATGTGCAACATGGCGACCGCTGGGATCCTGGCAGGATCAACTTGCTCAGATTTTTGTCGGTGGTGGCCCACAGCTGCGTACTCCAGATCTCATTTACAGTGGAGCAGACAGATACAGACTCCACACGGTTGCCATGGGCACAGTCGAACTAGAGCTTGGTGTCATTCTAAGGCACTTTGACAGATATGGTGTGGAGACCTGA